In Arvicanthis niloticus isolate mArvNil1 chromosome 27, mArvNil1.pat.X, whole genome shotgun sequence, a genomic segment contains:
- the Cep295 gene encoding centrosomal protein of 295 kDa isoform X6, whose product MLMKQKTRHIKARKEAVLVEKQRSAKVARLPPPVPSPFENIDINRIPSLKTNSSTYHHISTFVSRQMDTEQPDAHLAAEEEARRLERQRKQAAQERMEQFERAHVRGSQAMKKIHVAQNQERLMEELKQLQKEDLARRRQTVAQMPPQLLELPYRRSEIKEDWQRELEFAFEDMYNADRKVKGNLILHLKPEPLPTMSDQLQDEELDLSMERENQGETENPQVPDTEVCSSGTVPLAMKTQQIPSRILFKRLLNKIRSQKSLWTIKSVSEDESEMTSSISEIESKIPSMDSRAVTTEERTASIKQEQVMDSDRLTIDSGPLNSEDKPFFYKAGTGKEQAIAVSPSATTVAQSSVLLHPQEEAVRIRMSLRRKQIMEIEEQKQKQLKLLEQIEQQKLRLETDCFQAQLEEERKKADQLEVCPTPVSRAMISDEDCHRQMIRNYQHQLLQQNRLHKRTVETARKRLLEYQTVLKKRFPSMSAASLIPDSVVSRPPQQSQKPAAASVYWDRSQRLKLSPSKYQPVQSSQINALEQSHSQVPRQGHIPQRQGETAVSEMLAKQSVESQEHPWQFSEVETHHRDCEFILKDSHSLSRTLSYVRPQTLQDADEVSKPLRAIICQSSDSQQISSEDSENTSSKPTEPSSFLPLVPERPFTSLPVKLESGTIQKPFRTLNQSINSQMHGQPLSSSETITSQQGDFRFLQEQLELQKKVLQARQEAQEKLLLCTQKELEEQTGLPVFLPAVGNIFPSPPSASAESGNIQTSSTKSDITVSSDNMDRLWGSSQPISSQHTNLEFLQEQFSVEKDNLQARREAQEVLLAHTQSSKLGKIVCSEQAGSSWPHHVAQKSFSSLTSADTQSRQIQKQPLPTNKKRLLPSQSEISRAQDGSSGVLQQTLPFQNTLKLLQEQLTVQRGMIQPRHDAQKALLLHKERCSEDSEDGPVNLLSSVVAQHSDASAVSEGGPKRHQELYPSKKENTVLSSHLITPAVQEESHGFPQHSLPRQEHFTSLQEQTHIQRVILGARKKNQEFAHKQNEIEKGLCSQQTGALSSSSQGTEWELSQESVAVKSDSTDPLSHFKIPGFQEKLVRFSQHTFPLQDNLQEHQEWLDTEKESFQFSPQTPSSQQTVLSSFKPSLRLPSCVSLLSADSGITQQPLSTESDSKVSSSRLQIPELQHRLLKISQLIQPQQDSLKALQEQLATQREAIIHSRQEAHKEILRERKEKIFPEQVGSFSPLIPQHSLASFPVSDTERAQELCSTNSNTISSGYSEMLELPDRALSFSHTQQGNLTAHPEHLHAQTNSFHSTEKAQEALVFSRPCKFEEMSAEHFIQPHHDDLKALQLQLDMQREAIRSGQEVQEELLLQRLNKLEQRVSSKQISSSPFSSQVIQPTANSEGTLESFPAKSDDTEMLRSHDEYLSFSLPLQDNVTEQLDLETVFHKELLLHKQKSQNKSESPEHSLPALFQSKEVEHPFIPLPFAETKSKKICEFLSEKKHAVPSNDAVIPRLQDRLLSYSQPALILQDNMSLQKHLSVQREVLQSRQKAQEELLVQRQTALQQQIQKHRETLKDFFNVSQERKPTGENDLEMQKIEQLTGWFPHIQGLTWGDSSQGSSGGEQPHSADVHAEHSGESLGKELSGRASKPPVSKVNCVLDLNQHELSTIQEVESPASGKSSMPGKAEFYQDRDPLRVSVSREQSFLGSPLAHDPFGCHQPPSQENSKSHDSSEAVKVKKSDVEDHAVLSHAISEEAAAFTYLGSLVKPNDEAETQEISQEPLSSVTVSTGSLLSYEITDLSLTDPESFSEHTEHQEQESINKQEETDPLSCAGPSVQVIYHQQHSLGAPNSLLPTEEGRTSDHVQQIIEKDINEANLVPDKKDFHVPAVDFDFPELEHIFPHLHRQLFKPLEPHLDFDFSSPGTSQEDRDFYQQSSESSSEKHIKASSTSTICFTVLTASSHSPNSSLNKLVDVNLAHATIEGSQQSFQQLLPEFSSQESQHADLPSIYSIEARGASQVKENQNYSERLQTKSPAYSSSDTLLFDQLHLQHSTPWGSTSSECSGKQLESRGEMLSFEELSRRAVTMSQRLTEDENVVLPINPHVGTMEKETSLQGSNSLNIQNEKPIQNETTKAVRNTHQLAQTEHVLKSESCPFQSSIPVWETETGYGIMEEPDLTLLSISDISITETDLANLTLEDNDANVALPTSSMETSVCGTVSEPCVDQPTVAPSATLMERSYQKQREVWNKMRLPQTKVFKEKLPTGSSLSHLKGVNEEVFLPEEREAAQALVHQRALRYLFIPLLLGFCYMLQPNSTNFSYRLYRQLAEVKQQREEKAKQEKG is encoded by the exons tgCCCTTGGCAATGAAGACCCAACAAATCCCCtcaagaattctttttaaaagattattaaatAAGATTCGAAGTCAAAAATCTCTCTGGACAATTAAATCCGTGTCTGAGGATGAAAGTGAGATGACTTCGAGCATCAGTGAGATTGAGAGTAAAATACCAAGCATGGACTCAAGAGCCGTTACcacggaggagagaacagcatCCATTAAGCAGGAGCAAG TCATGGACAGTGATAGACTGACGATAGACTCTGGACCACTGAATAGTGAAGATAAACCATTTTTCTACAAAGCGGGTACTGGAAAGGAACAAG CAATTGCTGTGTCTCCATCTGCCACAACTGTGGCTCAGAGTTCAGTCCTGCTTCATCCTCAGGAAGAAGCCGTTAGAATTCGAATGTCACTAAGGCGCAAACAG ATAATGGAGATAgaagaacagaagcagaagcagttgAAATTACTTGAACAAATTGAGCAACAGAAGTTAAGATTAGAAACTGATTGTTTCCAAGCTCaactggaagaagaaagaaagaaagctgatcAGCTTGAG gTTTGCCCTACTCCAGTGTCACGTGCTATGATTTCTGATGAAGACTGTCACAGGCAGATGATTCGTAACTATCAACATCAGCTTTTACAACAAAACAG GTTACACAAGCGGACTGTTGAAACTGCCAGGAAACGATTACTCGAATACCAGACTGTGTTAAAAAAAAGATTCCCATCTATGTCAGCCGCATCACTGATACCTGATTCTGTTGTGTCAAGGCCACCACAGCAATCCCAAAAGCCTGCTGCTGCTTCAGTCTATTGGGATCGGAGCCAGAGACTGAAATTAAGTCCTAGCAAATATCAACCTGTGCAGTCCTCACAGATCAATGCATTAGAGCAGAGTCATAGTCAGGTACCAAGACAAGGTCACATtccacagaggcagggagaaacAGCTGTATCAGAGATGTTAGCTAAGCAGTCTGTGGAGTCACAGGAACATCCGTGGCAGTTCTCTGAGGTGGAAACACATCACAGAGACTGTGAGTTCATCCTTAAAGATTCTCATTCACTTTCAAGGACTCTGTCTTATGTTAGGCCACAAACATTACAGGATGCTGATGAAGTGTCTAAACCACTGAGGGCAATAATTTGTCAAAGTTCAGATTCCCAACAGATATCATCAGAAGATAGTGAAAATACATCTTCTAAGCCAACTGAACCGTCTTCTTTTCTCCCACTGGTACCTGAACGCCCTTTTACTAGTCTCCCAGTTAAACTCGAATCTGGAACAATTCAGAAACCCTTTAGAACCTTAAACCAGTCTATAAACAGTCAAATGCATGGTCAGCCTTTGTCATCCTCAGAGACTATTACATCTCAGCAGGGTGACTTCAGGTTTCTTCAAGAACAGTTAGAACTACAGAAGAAAGTTCTTCAGGCAAGACAAGAGGCTCAGGAAAAGCTGCTTTTGTGCACACAGAAAGAACTGGAAGAACAGACTGGTCTCCCAGTATTCCTCCCTGCAGTTGGAAATATATTTCCTTCACCGCCCTCTGCCTCAGCAGAATCAGGAAACATCCAGACATCTTCAACAAAAAGTGATATCACTGTTTCCTCAGACAATATGGACAGGCTTTGGGGTTCTTCACAACCCATCTCATCACAGCATACTAATTTAGAATTTCTCCAAGAGCAGTTCAGTGTTGAGAAGGATAACCTTCAGGCTAGGCGGGAAGCCCAGGAGGTCTTGTTGGCACATACACAGAGTAGTAAGCTGGGTAAAATTGTATGTTCTGAACAGGCTGGGTCTTCTTGGCCACATCATGTGGCTCAGAAGTCATTTAGTTCACTAACATCGGCTGATACACAATCTAGACAAATCCAGAAACAGCCTTTACCTACAAACAAGAAACGGCTACTCCCAAGCCAGTCTGAAATCTCAAGAGCTCAGGATGGATCTTCAGGTGTTCTACAGCAGACTCTACCTTTCCAGAATACTTTAAAGTTGCTTCAAGAACAGCTGACTGTACAGAGGGGTATGATTCAGCCTAGACATGATGCTCAAAAAGCATTACTTTTACATAAAGAAAGATGTTCAGAAGACAGTGAGGATGGGCCAGTAAATTTACTCTCCTCAGTGGTTGCTCAGCATTCAGATGCTTCTGCAGTCTCAGAAGGTGGGCCTAAGAGGCACCAGGAACTGTATCCatctaagaaagaaaatacagttcTCTCCAGTCACTTGATCACCCCAGCAGTTCAGGAGGAGTCTCATGGCTTTCCACAGCACAGCCTGCCAAGACAAGAACATTTTACATCACTCCAGGAACAAACACATATTCAGAGGGTTATACTTggtgctaggaaaaaaaatcaggaatttgctcacaaacaaaatgaaatagaaaagggaCTCTGTTCTCAACAGACTGGTGCCTTGTCATCTTCATCCCAAGGAACTGAATGGGAACTATCCCAGGAGTCTGTAGCAGTTAAAAGTGATAGTACAGATCCCTTAAGCCATTTTAAGATTCCAGGATTTCAGGAAAAACTAGTTAGATTTTCACAGCATACATTCCCTCTGCAAGATAATTTGCAGGAACACCAAGAATGGctagacacagaaaaagagagcTTTCAATTTAGTCCTCAAACTCCATCTTCTCAACAGACAGTCCTTTCGTCCTTCAAACCCTCATTAAGACTGCCATCATGTGTGTCCTTGCTGTCTGCTGACTCTGGTATAACACAACAACCTCTCTCAACAGAGAGTGACAGTAAAGTATCATCAAGCCGTCTTCAGATACCAGAACTGCAGCATAGACTTTTGAAGATATCCCAGCTCATCCAGCCTCAGCAAGACAGTTTGAAGGCCCTTCAAGAACAATTAGCTACACAAAGGGAAGCCATCATCCACTCTAGACAAGAAGCTCACAAAGAAATactaagagaaaggaaggaaaaaatatttccagAGCAGGTTGGTTCATTTTCTCCCCTGATACCACAGCATTCCCTTGCTTCATTCCCTGTTTCTGACACTGAAAGAGCACAAGAACTGTGTTCAACCAACAGTAACACCATATCTTCGGGTTATTCTGAGATGCTGGAGTTGCCTGATAGGGCACTGAGTTTCTCACATACTCAGCAGGGTAATCTGACTGCACATCCAGAACACCTTCATGCACAAACAAATTCCTTTCATTCTACTGAGAAAGCCCAAGAAGCGTTGGTGTTTTCCAGACCATGTAAATTTGAAGAGATGTCTGCTGAACATTTTATCCAACCTCATCATGATGACTTAAAGGCACTTCAACTGCAGTTAGATATGCAAAGGGAAGCCATTAGATCTGGCCAGGAAGTACAAGAGGAACTGCTTTTGCAAAGGTTAAATAAATTGGAGCAAAGGGTATCTTCCAAACAAATTAGCTCCTCTCCATTCTCATCCCAGGTAATACAGCCAACTGCCAATTCTGAAGGGACCTTAGAGTCTTTCCCAGCCAAAAGTGATGATACTGAGATGCTCAGGTCCCATGATGAGTATCTGAGCTTTTCACTGCCTCTTCAGGATAATGTGACAGAGCAGTTGGACTTAGAAACAGTATTTCATAAAGAACTGCTTTTACACAAACAAAAGAGCCAAAACAAAAGTGAATCTCCTGAGCATTCCCTCCCTGCTTTGTTTCAGTCCAAGGAAGTAGAGCATCCATTCATTCCACTACCTTTTGCAGAaactaaatctaaaaaaatttgtGAGTTTTTATCTGAAAAGAAGCATGCAGTTCCTTCTAATGATGCTGTGATCCCAAGATTGCAGGACAGACTTCTAAGTTATTCCCAGCCTGCCTTAATTCTGCAAGATAACATGAGTCTTCAGAAGCATCTGAGTGTACAAAGAGAAGTTCTACAGTCTAGGCAAAAAGCCCAAGAAGAATTGCTTGTGCAGAGACAGACAGCCTTACAGCAGCAAATCCAAAAACACAGAGAGACTTTGAAAGATTTCTTTAATGTCAGTCAG GAAAGGAAACCCACAGGTGAGAATGACTTGGAAATGCAGAAGATAGAACAGCTTACAGGGTGGTTTCCTCACATCCAAGGCCTTACCTGGGGAGACTCAAGTCAGGGGAGCTCTGGTGGTGAGCAGCCACATTCAGCAGATGTCCATGCTGAGCATAGTG GTGAGAGTCTGGGCAAAGAACTGAGTGGAAGAGCCTCAAAGCCACCTGTCTCCAAAGTTAACTGTGTTTTGGACTTAAACCAGCATGAGCTTAGTACCATACAGGAAGTAGAGTCACCAGCAAGTGGCAAGAGTTCCATGCCAG GAAAAGCAGAGTTTTATCAAGACCGAGACCCATTAAGGGTCTCAGTAAGCAGAGAACAAAGTTTTCTGGGGAGCCCACTGGCACATGATCCATTTGGTTGTCACCAACCACCTTCCCAAGAGAACAGCAAAAGCCACGACAGTTCTGAAGCAG TTAAAGTCAAGAAATCTGATGTTGAGGATCATGCAGTATTGAGTCATGCTATctcagaagaagcagcagcattTACATACCTGGGTTCACTTGTGAAGCCAAATGATGAG gcTGAAACACAAGAGATTTCTCAGGAGCCATTATCATCAGTAACTGTTTCTACTGGAAGCCTCTTAAGTTATGAAATCACAGATTTGAGCCTTACAGATCCAG AGTCATTTTCAGAACACACAGAGCATCAAGAGCAAGAATCTATCAATAAACAGGAAGAGACTGATCCTCTTAGTTGTGCAGGCCCTTCAGTACAAGTTATTTATCATCAGCAGCACTCCTTGGGTGCTCCTAACTCTCTGTTGCCCACGGAGGAAGGAAGAACATCTGATCATGTTCAGCAGATCATAGAGAAGGATATAAATGAAGCAAACTTGGTACCTGACAAAAAAGACTTTcatg ttCCAGCTGTGGATTTTGACTTTCCAGAATTGGAACACATATTTCCACACTTGCATCGTCAGCTCTTTAAACCCTTAGAACCACATCTAGATTTTGACTTCTCATCCCCTGGGACTTCTCAAGAAGACAGAGACTTTTACCAG CAGAGCTCAGAATCTTCATCTGAAAAACACATTAAAGCATCATCCACAAGCACAATCTGCTTTACAGTATTGACGGCCAGCTCACATTCTCCTAACTCAAGCTTGAACAAACTAGTTGATGTTAACCTGGCTCATGCTACAATTGAGG gATCTCAACAGTCTTTTCAACAGCTCCTACCAGAATTCTCTTCACAGGAAAGCCAACATGCTGATCTACCCAGCATTTATAGCATTGAAGCAAGAGGTGCTTCCCAAGTCAAGGAAAACCAGAACTATTCTGAAAGATTACAAACTAAGAGTCCAGCCTACAGTTCATCTGATACTCTTCTATTTGATCAGTTACACCTGCAACACAGCACTCCGTGGGGTTCCACCTCCAGTGAGTGCTCAGGAAAACAATTAGAAAGCAGAGGAGAAATGCTGAGTTTTGAAGAACTGTCAAGAAGAGCAGTTACAATGTCACAAAGACTCACTGAAGatgaaaatgtagttttacccATAAACCCACATGTAGGAACAATGGAGAAAGAAACTTCACTTCAGGGGTCTAATTCATTGAATATTCAAAATGAAAAGCCAATTCAGAATGAAACTACAAAAGCTGTAAGGAATACACACCAGCTAGCACAAACAGAGCACGTATTGAAATCTGAGTCCTGTCCATTTCAGAGCTCAATTCCAGTGTGG GAAACTGAAACTGGCTATGGTATAATGGAAGAACCAGATCTTACTCTACTGAGTATTAGTGACATCAGCATCACTGAAACAGATCTTGCAAACTTAACCCTTGAAGACAACGATGCAAATGTAGCTCTGCCTACATCTTCAATGGAAACCTCTGTTTGTGGAACTGTATCAGAGCCTTGTGTGGACCAACCCACAGTGGCACCTTCAG CTACCCTTATGGAACGATCCTACCAGAAACAAAGAGAGGTCTGGAATAAAATGCGACTCCCTCAAACCAAAGTATTCAAAGAGAAGCTACCTACAG GTTCATCCTTAAGCCACCTGAAGGGTGTGAATGAAGAAGTGTTTCTTCCTGAAGAGAGAGAAGCTGCCCAAGCCCTTGTACACCAAAGGGCACTAAGGTACCTTTTCATTCCCTTGCTCTTAGGATTTTGCTACATGCTCCAACCTAATTCCACCAATTTCTCTTACAGGTTATACAGGCAGTTAGCTGAGGTGAAacaacaaagagaagagaaagcaaagcaagaaaaagGGTGA